In the Candidatus Binataceae bacterium genome, one interval contains:
- a CDS encoding metallopeptidase TldD-related protein, with translation MLKAAELSRFARAAAKLLARDSELLEFEIYCSSGEHRIARLNFTSDIPCRGVEEFKSLHADGWQVRLAMKRDAHEIGSAFEAADFSLDAVRKGLARAKRALVVDPHFPGFPQEPRHLKLPAGEKSDLARVSDAAIASAAWSVVRGAIDSFKRSDAAKREHPGLVIGGDVSVIRDRIAIAASHFADIRTDESAHFSSSVTALIESLDAKGTASALGSSAQAMHASAATLGRDAVKRALSLASGTRPASGTYRVVLGPQPIAEILNYMVMGSVTTGAFHAASSAYHGRFGTSVMDERLSLFDDPAHRAGAARRRITCEGLAAQRTDLIRNGKLIGLLSTVYDSHRLLTDEERAEKLGSAGGDKLQFPAHNGYRLGEGGGRRFDGHPGTAGTNVVMRARGGVAEDALLAAVRDGIYIGRVWYTYPINGQRAGDFTCTVSGDSYLIRNGKIADPVAPNSLRINANIAQVFKHPLAIGSRSTPAIVWGSPEAYYVPSIALDAIALAEVAANP, from the coding sequence GAACTGTCGCGCTTTGCGCGTGCAGCGGCGAAACTTCTCGCGCGTGACAGCGAGTTGCTCGAATTCGAAATTTATTGCTCGAGCGGCGAGCATCGAATCGCGCGGCTCAATTTCACCTCCGACATTCCGTGCCGCGGCGTCGAGGAATTCAAGTCGCTGCACGCCGACGGATGGCAGGTGCGGCTCGCGATGAAACGCGACGCGCACGAAATTGGCAGCGCCTTCGAAGCCGCCGACTTCAGCCTCGACGCGGTGCGCAAGGGACTGGCGCGCGCCAAGCGAGCGCTCGTTGTCGATCCACATTTTCCGGGATTTCCCCAGGAGCCGCGCCATCTCAAGCTGCCCGCCGGTGAGAAATCCGATCTCGCGCGCGTGAGCGATGCAGCGATCGCCAGTGCGGCATGGAGTGTCGTGCGCGGCGCGATCGATTCGTTCAAGCGCTCCGATGCCGCCAAGCGGGAGCATCCGGGACTCGTCATCGGCGGCGACGTTTCGGTGATTCGCGATCGTATCGCGATCGCGGCGTCGCACTTCGCAGATATCCGCACCGACGAGAGCGCGCACTTCAGTTCGTCGGTGACTGCGCTCATCGAATCGCTCGACGCGAAGGGCACGGCCAGCGCGCTGGGCTCGTCCGCTCAGGCGATGCATGCCTCGGCGGCGACGCTCGGACGCGACGCGGTGAAGCGCGCTCTCAGTCTCGCAAGCGGAACGCGGCCAGCCTCAGGCACTTACCGCGTTGTGCTCGGACCGCAGCCGATTGCCGAGATTCTCAACTACATGGTGATGGGTTCGGTCACGACGGGCGCGTTTCACGCCGCGAGTTCCGCCTACCATGGCCGCTTCGGCACGAGCGTGATGGATGAGCGGCTTAGCCTGTTCGACGATCCCGCGCATCGCGCGGGTGCAGCGCGCCGCCGTATCACGTGCGAAGGCCTGGCGGCGCAGCGCACGGATCTCATTCGCAACGGCAAGCTCATCGGCCTGCTCTCGACGGTTTACGATTCGCATCGCCTGCTGACTGACGAAGAACGCGCCGAGAAACTCGGCTCGGCCGGCGGCGATAAACTGCAATTCCCGGCACACAACGGCTATCGCCTCGGCGAGGGCGGAGGCCGTCGCTTCGACGGGCATCCTGGCACGGCGGGAACTAACGTCGTGATGCGGGCGCGCGGCGGCGTCGCCGAGGATGCGCTGCTGGCTGCGGTGCGCGACGGCATCTACATCGGTCGCGTCTGGTACACCTATCCAATCAACGGCCAGCGCGCGGGCGACTTCACCTGCACCGTGAGCGGGGACTCCTACCTGATTCGCAACGGCAAAATCGCCGACCCCGTCGCACCCAACAGCCTTCGCATCAACGCCAACATCGCGCAGGTCTTCAAACACCCGCTGGCAATCGGCTCCCGCTCTACGCCCGCAATAGTCTGGGGCTCGCCCGAGGCCTACTACGTGCCATCAATCGCACTCGACGCTATCGCACTCGCCGAAGTTGCGGCGAATCCCTGA